The genome window GTCGAGGAGCGCCTTGAGCTCCGAGATCTGCTTCGAGAGCTCGCGGATCTGCCCGCGGGTCGCCGCGCGCATGTCGATCTCGGTCTGCGCGACCCGCTCGACGATCCAGGAGGCCAGCGTCGCCGTCACGATGCCGAGGGTCGCGATGCCGCCGATCATCAGGCCGACGGCGACCAGCTTGCCCACCTCGGTGACCGGGACGTAGTCGCCGTAGCCGACCGTCGAGATGGTCTCGAAAGCCCACCAGACGGCCTGCGGGAAGGTCTCGATGTGCGCGCCCGGCATCCCGCGCTCGGCGTCCAGCGCCGCGAGCGCAGCGGTGAAGATGAGCAGACCGCCCGCGCCGACGACGTAGACGATGACCCGACCGCGGAAAGCCGCGCCCGCGCTGCGCTGCAGGATGGCGAGAATCGTCACGAGCCGCAGCAGCCGCAGCGGGCGCAGCATCGGCAGCACGACGATGGCGAGGTCGAACAGGTGCGTGTAGAACCAGCGCCAGCGCTGCGGGGCGAGGGCGAGGCACACGAAGTAGTCGATCAGGAAGACGGCCCAGGTGATCCAGATTACGGTCTCCGCGACGGCGAGCTGGGACCCGTGGAGGTCGCCGATGACCTCCCACGCATAGGCGACGAGGAACACCGCGGCGGCCGCGGTGAGTGGCCACTCGGTGAGGTGGCGCCAGTGTTGGAGTGTCATGACCACACAGTAGGACGCTCCTGCCGGAACCGTCATCCGGCCCGGAACCGTCATCCGGCCCGGAACCGTCATCCGGCCCGGAACCGTCATCCGGCGTCACCGGTCCCGGCCGGACGGCTAACGTGGAGACGTGAACTCCGGCGACGCATGGGTGGAAGGTCCGAACGGCGAGCGCTTCTGGGGCCGGTTCGGCGCCGCGGGGCTGCTGGTCCACGACCTGCGGCGCGGCGTCCTGCTCCAGCACCGCGCCGACTGGAGCCACTTCGGCGGCACCTGGGGCCTTCCCGGCGGCGCCCGGCACGAGGGCGAGACCGCGGTGGAGGGCGCGCTGCGGGAGGCCGCGGAGGAGGCGGCCGTGCCGGCGGACGCGGTCGAAGTGCTGTTCACGAGCGTGCTCGACCTGGGCTTTTGGTCCTACACGACGGTCGTCGCCCAGGCGGTGCGCGCGT of Leifsonia shinshuensis contains these proteins:
- a CDS encoding NUDIX domain-containing protein is translated as MNSGDAWVEGPNGERFWGRFGAAGLLVHDLRRGVLLQHRADWSHFGGTWGLPGGARHEGETAVEGALREAAEEAAVPADAVEVLFTSVLDLGFWSYTTVVAQAVRAFEPHMADVESIELRWVSVPEVAELPLHPGFGASWPELRSRLAALAG
- a CDS encoding potassium channel family protein; its protein translation is MTLQHWRHLTEWPLTAAAAVFLVAYAWEVIGDLHGSQLAVAETVIWITWAVFLIDYFVCLALAPQRWRWFYTHLFDLAIVVLPMLRPLRLLRLVTILAILQRSAGAAFRGRVIVYVVGAGGLLIFTAALAALDAERGMPGAHIETFPQAVWWAFETISTVGYGDYVPVTEVGKLVAVGLMIGGIATLGIVTATLASWIVERVAQTEIDMRAATRGQIRELSKQISELKALLDEKSA